The following coding sequences lie in one Arachis ipaensis cultivar K30076 chromosome B05, Araip1.1, whole genome shotgun sequence genomic window:
- the LOC107643108 gene encoding uncharacterized protein At5g41620 isoform X3 yields the protein MQHHRAIERNKNNHALQPLSPASYGSSMEMTPYNPAATPSSSLEFKGRIGESRYSLKTSTELLKVLNRIWSLEEQHASNISLIKALKAELDHARIRVKELLRDRQVDRQEIDDLMKQIAEEKLVRKSKEQDRLHAAVQSVRDELEDERKLRKRSESIHRKLAREFSEVKSSFTVALKELEQERARRKLLEDLCDEFARGINEYEQEVHALKHKSDKDQVQAMDNDRLILHISESWLDERVQMQLEAAQNGFTDKKSIVDKLSLEIETFLKAKKNSRSTENMVLRDRRNSLESVPLNDVVSAPRDVGDEDDSAGSDSNCFELNKPNNRGAKAREEEPADNTLDESLKSNARKKKPVTQEGLKDRSPSNLQVKFEEQMAWAMSSNSNKKSQSIDAEEGKGTTDTRAAEGTISEKYEHGHGECLESVGSERKMNRSELHSSNKNHITDNVIIGQLLASESGVSMHGEASCSNAGWRKQASPVRQWMSSLAPQSQDHHGISEAPKALKENTLRAKLMEARSKGQRSRLKALKGSF from the exons ATGCAGCATCATCGAGCAATTGAGAGAAATAAGAATAACCATGCACTGCAACCTCTATCTCCTGCAAGTTATGGTAGCTCCATGGAG ATGACACCTTATAACCCTGCTGCAACTCCTAGCAGTTCCTTGGAATTTAAGGGAAGGATTGGTGAGTCCCGTTATAGTCTCAAAACATCCACAGAATTGCTAAAAGTGTTAAACAGGATATGGAGTTTGGAAGAACAGCATGCTTCTAACATTTCATTGATAAAAGCATTAAAAGCGGAGCTAGATCATGCACGAATCAGGGTCAAAGAGTTGCTTCGGGACCGGCAAGTGGATCGACAAGAGATTGATGATCTCATGAAGCAAATTGCAGAGGAAAAATTAGTTAGGAAGAGTAAGGAGCAAGATAGACTCCATGCTGCCGTTCAATCTGTGAGGGATGAACTTGAGGATGAAAGGAAACTAAGGAAAAGGTCAGAGAGCATACACAGGAAATTAGCTCGGGAGTTTTCTGAGGTTAAGTCTTCTTTTACTGTTGCTCTGAAAGAATTGGAGCAAGAGAGAGCAAGAAGAAAATTGTTGGAGGACCTCTGCGATGAATTTGCTAGGGGAATAAACGAATATGAGCAAGAGGTGCATGCTCTGAAACACAAGTCTGATAAGGATCAGGTACAAGCCATGGATAATGACCGTTTGATTCTCCACATATCTGAATCATGGCTTGATGAGCGTGTGCAGATGCAGCTAGAAGCAGCCCAGAATGGTTTTACGGATAAGAAGTCCATTGTCGATAAACTAAGCCTTGAAATCGAGACTTTCCTTAAAGCCAAAAAAAATAGCAGAAGTACAGAAAATATGGTGTTGAGGGATCGCCGGAATTCCTTGGAATCAGTTCCGCTTAATGATGTTGTCAGTGCACCACGAGATGTGGGCGATGAGGATGATTCCGCGGGCAGTGATTCAAACTGCTTTGAGCTAAATAAGCCAAACaatagaggagctaaagcacgTGAAGAAGAGCCTGCGGACAATACTCTTGATGAGTCATTGAAGTCCAACGCCAGGAAGAAAAAACCAGTCACTCAAGAAGGGTTAAAAGATCGCAGCCCATCTAACTTGCAAGTGAAGTTTGAAGAACAGATGGCTTGGGCTATGTCATCCAATTCAAACAAGAAGTCGCAATCAATTGATGCAGAAGAGGGTAAGGGCACAACAGATACACGAGCAGCTGAAGGAACTATATCTGAGAAGTACGAACATGGACACGGTGAGTGTCTAGAAAGTGTAGGTTCGGAGCGGAAAATGAACCGGAGTGAATTGCACAGCTCCAATAAGAATCACATAACTGATAATGTGATCATAGGTCAACTACTGGCATCAGAGAGTGGCGTGAGCATGCATGGAGAGGCATCGTGCAGCAATGCTGGGTGGAGGAAGCAAGCAAGCCCTGTGAGGCAGTGGATGTCAAGTCTTGCACCCCAATCCCAAGATCATCATGGCATATCTGAGGCTCCCAAAGCATTGAAGGAGAATACTTTGAGAGCAAAACTCATGGAAGCAAGGTCCAAGGGGCAGAGGTCTCGTTTGAAAGCCCTCAAGGGCTCCTTTTAG
- the LOC107641723 gene encoding uncharacterized protein LOC107641723 isoform X1, with the protein MAASFRWILQLHRDVPKAARFYSEGLDFTTNVCTLRWAELQSGSLKLALMHSPLEQVTQKGYSSLLSFTVTDINSTVTKLIALGAELDGPIKYEVHGKVAAMRCLDGHVLGLYEPV; encoded by the exons ATGGCAGCGTCGTTCAGGTGGATACTGCAGCTACACAGAGACGTTCCAAAAGCTGCTCGGTTCTACTCAGAGGGGTTGGATTTCACTACCAACGTCTGCACTCTTCGTTGGGCCGAACTCCAATCTGGTTCTCTTAAGCTCgccctcatgcattctccact CGAGCAAGTGACACAGAAGGGATACTCGTCGCTTCTATCATTCACTGTAACAGACATCAACAGTACAGTGACAAAACTAATAGCATTGGGAGCCGAACTTGATGGCCCTATCAAATATGAGGTCCATGGAAAG GTAGCAGCAATGCGGTGTCTTGATGGGCATGTGCTGGGGCTCTATGAACCTGTCTAA
- the LOC107641723 gene encoding uncharacterized protein LOC107641723 isoform X2 has protein sequence MAASFRWILQLHRDVPKAARFYSEGLDFTTNVCTLRWAELQSGSLKLALMHSPLEQVTQKGYSSLLSFTVTDINSTVTKLIALGAELDGPIKYEVHGKGVM, from the exons ATGGCAGCGTCGTTCAGGTGGATACTGCAGCTACACAGAGACGTTCCAAAAGCTGCTCGGTTCTACTCAGAGGGGTTGGATTTCACTACCAACGTCTGCACTCTTCGTTGGGCCGAACTCCAATCTGGTTCTCTTAAGCTCgccctcatgcattctccact CGAGCAAGTGACACAGAAGGGATACTCGTCGCTTCTATCATTCACTGTAACAGACATCAACAGTACAGTGACAAAACTAATAGCATTGGGAGCCGAACTTGATGGCCCTATCAAATATGAGGTCCATGGAAAG GGTGTGATGTGA
- the LOC107643109 gene encoding hydroxyproline O-galactosyltransferase HPGT1 translates to MRSRGSQNRLSGHSSFGSRVSALMLAMLATMSTIYVAGRLWQDAENRAYLMEQLEKRTTQGQSAVSVDDTLKIIECREQRKKLSSLEMQLSAAKQESFVTKKLPGNGRKQPTKKVLAVIGIMTTFGRKKNRNAIRKAWMPTDTAMKTLADQKGITVRFVIGKSANRGDSLDKEIETESSQTDDFIILDNQVEAPEEKAKKIKSFFIYAVDKWDAEFYLKANDDVYVNVDALGGVLTSYLDKPRVYIGCMKSGEVFSDPTHQWHEPDWWKFGDGRSYFRHASSDVYVISKALAQFISINRHILRTYAHDDVSTGSWFIGLDVMHVDERSFCCSSSSTGALCAAV, encoded by the exons ATGCGTAGCCGGGGATCACAAAACCGGCTATCTGGTCACTCTTCCTTTGGATCTCGAGTCTCTGCTCTCATGCTCGCAATGCTTGCTACCATGTCTACTATTTACGTCGCTGGCAG GCTGTGGCAGGACGCGGAAAATAGGGCGTATTTGATGGAACAACTTGAAAAAAGAACCACTCAG GGTCAATCCGCCGTATCTGTTGATGATACACTCAAAATTATAGAATGCAG GGAACAGCGTAAGAAGTTGTCGTCTCTTGAGATGCAACTATCTGCGGCTAAACAAGAAAGTTTTGTTACAAAGAAATTACCAGGAAATGGTCGGAAGCAGCCTACTAAGAAGGTACTTGCAGTTATTGGGATAATGACAACCTTTGGCCGAAAAAAGAACCGGAATGCAATCCGGAAGGCTTGGATGCCAACAG ATACTGCTATGAAAACACTTGCTGATCAAAAAGGTATCACTGTGCGCTTTGTAATAGGAAAAAG CGCAAATCGTGGAGACAGCTTGGACAAAGAAATTGAAACAGAAAGCAGCCAGACCGATGATTTCATCATTCTG GATAATCAAGTGGAGGCACCTGAAGAGAAAGCAAAAAAGATAAAATCATTCTTCATTTATGCTGTGGACAAATGGGATGCAGAGTTTTATCTTAAGGCCAATGACGATGTATATGTTAATGTTG ATGCCCTGGGAGGAGTTCTAACTTCTTATTTGGATAAGCCCCGTGTTTATATTGGTTGTATGAAATCAGGCGAAGTTTTCTCTGATCC GACACATCAATGGCATGAACCAGATTGGTGGAAATTTGGCGATGGGAGATC ATACTTTCGGCATGCTTCCAGCGATGTCTATGTAATTTCGAAAGCATTGGCTCAGTTTATTTCAATAAACAG ACATATTCTTCGGACATATGCACATGATGATGTGAGCACCGGATCATGGTTTATTGGGCTTGATGTGATGCACGTTGATGAAAGATCATTTTGCTGCTCCTCTTCATCTACAG GGGCACTATGTGCAGCAGTATGA
- the LOC107643110 gene encoding putative glucose-6-phosphate 1-epimerase isoform X1, with product MNQQGGESDGRGGVEVSKDRNGIEQVILRNNRGASARVSLHGGQVLSWKTERGEELLFTSSKAIFNPPKAVRGGIPICFPQFGNRGSLEQHGFARNRMWTIDKNPPPLPNESNAKPHIDLLLKPSEDDLKIWPHRYFEFRLRVSLAAEGYLSIISRVRNVNSKPFSFSFAYHTYLSISDISEVRVEGLETLDYLDNLYQKERFTEQGDALTFESEVDRVYLDSCNTVAVLDHERKRTFVIRKDGLPDVVVWNPWEKKAKAVGDLGDEEYKQMLCVDGAAVEKPITLKPGEEWTGRLELSVVPST from the exons ATGAATCAACAAGGAGGAGAAAGTGATGGGAGAGGTGGGGTTGAAGTTAGCAAGGACAGGAATGGAATAGAGCAAGTCATTCTTCGAAACAATCGAGGAGCTTCAGCAAGG GTTAGTTTGCACGGAGGACAGGTTCTTTCATGGAAAACAGAACGGGGTGAAGAGTTATTGTTCACTAGTTCTAAg GCAATATTTAATCCTCCTAAAGCAGTCAGAGGAGGAATTCCAATCTGTTTTCCACag TTTGGAAACCGTGGATCATTAGAGCAACATGGATTTGCGAGGAACAGGATGTGGACCATTGATAAAAATCCTCCACCTCTTCCTAATGAATCCAATGCAAAACCTCATATTGACTTGCTACTCAAACCATCCGAAGATGATCTCAAAATATGGCCACATAGGTA CTTTGAGTTTAGGCTAAGGGTGTCACTGGCAGCAGAAGGGTATCTAAGTATAATATCTCGCGTGAGGAATGTGAATAGCAAGCCATTTAGCTTCTCCTTTGCTTACCATACATATTTATCTATCTCTGATATCAG TGAAGTGAGAGTGGAAGGGCTGGAAACTCTGGACTACCTTGACAATCTATATCAAAAAGAACGCTTCACAGAACAAGGAGATGCTTTAACATTTGAATCAGAG GTGGACCGAGTGTATCTTGATTCTTGTAATACGGTAGCAGTTCTTGATCATGAAAGAAAGCGAACATTTGTAATAAGGAAGGACGGACTTCCAGATGTTG TTGTTTGGAATCCATGGGAGAAAAAAGCCAAGGCAGTGGGTGATTTAGGGGATGAAGAGTACAAGCAGATGCTGTGTGTTGATGGCGCAGCAGTTGAAAAACCAATCACCTTGAAGCCCGGTGAAGAATGGACCGGTCGCTTGGAACTCTCAGTTGTCCCTTCTACTTGA
- the LOC107643110 gene encoding putative glucose-6-phosphate 1-epimerase isoform X2 yields the protein MNQQGGESDGRGGVEVSKDRNGIEQVILRNNRGASARVSLHGGQVLSWKTERGEELLFTSSKAIFNPPKAVRGGIPICFPQFGNRGSLEQHGFARNRMWTIDKNPPPLPNESNAKPHIDLLLKPSEDDLKIWPHSFEFRLRVSLAAEGYLSIISRVRNVNSKPFSFSFAYHTYLSISDISEVRVEGLETLDYLDNLYQKERFTEQGDALTFESEVDRVYLDSCNTVAVLDHERKRTFVIRKDGLPDVVVWNPWEKKAKAVGDLGDEEYKQMLCVDGAAVEKPITLKPGEEWTGRLELSVVPST from the exons ATGAATCAACAAGGAGGAGAAAGTGATGGGAGAGGTGGGGTTGAAGTTAGCAAGGACAGGAATGGAATAGAGCAAGTCATTCTTCGAAACAATCGAGGAGCTTCAGCAAGG GTTAGTTTGCACGGAGGACAGGTTCTTTCATGGAAAACAGAACGGGGTGAAGAGTTATTGTTCACTAGTTCTAAg GCAATATTTAATCCTCCTAAAGCAGTCAGAGGAGGAATTCCAATCTGTTTTCCACag TTTGGAAACCGTGGATCATTAGAGCAACATGGATTTGCGAGGAACAGGATGTGGACCATTGATAAAAATCCTCCACCTCTTCCTAATGAATCCAATGCAAAACCTCATATTGACTTGCTACTCAAACCATCCGAAGATGATCTCAAAATATGGCCACATAG CTTTGAGTTTAGGCTAAGGGTGTCACTGGCAGCAGAAGGGTATCTAAGTATAATATCTCGCGTGAGGAATGTGAATAGCAAGCCATTTAGCTTCTCCTTTGCTTACCATACATATTTATCTATCTCTGATATCAG TGAAGTGAGAGTGGAAGGGCTGGAAACTCTGGACTACCTTGACAATCTATATCAAAAAGAACGCTTCACAGAACAAGGAGATGCTTTAACATTTGAATCAGAG GTGGACCGAGTGTATCTTGATTCTTGTAATACGGTAGCAGTTCTTGATCATGAAAGAAAGCGAACATTTGTAATAAGGAAGGACGGACTTCCAGATGTTG TTGTTTGGAATCCATGGGAGAAAAAAGCCAAGGCAGTGGGTGATTTAGGGGATGAAGAGTACAAGCAGATGCTGTGTGTTGATGGCGCAGCAGTTGAAAAACCAATCACCTTGAAGCCCGGTGAAGAATGGACCGGTCGCTTGGAACTCTCAGTTGTCCCTTCTACTTGA
- the LOC107643111 gene encoding ethylene-responsive transcription factor CRF2-like, whose product MPAPPPNYTHHRTKLVRITVTDADATDSSSDEAQLSSSTRHHRHRKLVNEILIEPCQVPSRKRTKKSSASTSAAKPRAPAIRRQISGRKFRGVRQRPWGKWAAEIRDPSRRVRLWLGTYDTAEEAAMVYDNAAIKLRGPDALTNFITPPPTATLDSNNNNENKTAAPTVLVNGYSSGDEESQSTNNNHSQSHNLFSPTSVLHHHHHHHNQCCYSLSEEGESAVTGKEDEYSSVSENNKVKSEEDDSSFLHIPSDVLFDFQVSSSPLVVPDVFEESLLFADDCGGGGGGFLTSCEDFDFGFKNWHREDDFFQDITDLFPSDPLLAL is encoded by the coding sequence ATGCCTGCGCCTCCTCCTAACTACACTCACCACCGCACCAAACTCGTCAGGATAACAGTTACTGACGCTGATGCCACCGACTCCTCCAGCGACGAAGCACAGCTCTCATCCTCCACGCGCCACCACCGACACAGAAAGCTCGTCAACGAGATTCTTATCGAGCCCTGTCAAGTGCCTTCCCGGAAGAGAACCAAGAAGTCATCAGCAAGTACCTCCGCCGCCAAGCCCAGAGCTCCGGCCATTCGCCGCCAAATCTCCGGCAGGAAGTTCCGGGGGGTGAGGCAGAGGCCATGGGGGAAATGGGCGGCGGAGATAAGAGACCCTTCACGGCGCGTGAGGTTATGGTTAGGTACCTACGACACCGCGGAGGAAGCTGCCATGGTGTACGACAACGCGGCCATTAAACTGCGTGGACCCGACGCGCTCACCAATTTCATAACGCCGCCACCAACCGCAACGCTGGacagtaataataataatgaaaataaaacgGCAGCACCAACGGTTTTGGTAAACGGTTACAGTTCCGGCGATGAGGAGTCTCAAAGCACCAACAACAATCACAGTCAGAGTCACAATCTGTTCTCTCCAACTTCGgtgcttcatcatcatcatcatcatcataatcagTGTTGTTATTCCTTATCGGAGGAAGGTGAATCCGCCGTAACGGGCAAAGAGGATGAATATTCGAGCGTGTCAGAGAATAATAAGGTCAAATCTGAGGAAGACGATTCATCATTCCTTCACATTCCGAGTGATGTGCTCTTTGATTTTCAAGTCTCTTCTTCGCCGTTGGTGGTGCCAGATGTTTTTGAAGAAAGCTTGCTCTTCGCCGATGATTGCGGCGGCGGTGGCGGCGGTTTCCTCACTTCTTGTGAGGACTTTGATTTCGGCTTCAAAAACTGGCACAGAGAGGATGACTTCTTCCAAGATATAACTGATTTATTCCCTTCAGATCCGCTTCTTGCTCTTTGA